The Gammaproteobacteria bacterium nucleotide sequence CTTGATCGTAGGCTGCCTCTGGTGTCGAATCAACTTGCGCAATAATAGCTATCAGCAATTTATTGGAATCATGATCGAACACAAAATTAATTCGGTAAAAATGAAATAGAATATCGGGTAGGTTCTCATCATCTGCATGACAATCAGGGATATTTTCAAAATAGCGCACGGCATCATAGGCAAAAAAACCCATCATATGGCCTGCGAGTTTGGCTTTGGTATCACTGACACAATGAAAACGTTGTTGAAATTCACGTAATAATTCGAGAGGTGCATGTTGATGGGATTCTATTTGCTTGCCAAAAGTAATTTGGGTCGTGCCGTTTTTAGTGGCAAATGTGGCGTAAGGATGGTAGCCGATAAAAGAAAATGAACCGCTTTCACGAAACTTTAAACCTGACTCTAATAGCATAGCGTGAGAGTTTTCTGGCACCAAAGATTCAAATACGGCGATTGGGGTGAAGGTATCAGCTAATACTTCGCGATGTACGGCGATATATTTTTTTTGCTGTGCCAGTTGTAAAAATTGAGATTTGGTTAGGGAGTAGAACATGGTAGCTCTTGATTTAGTTATTTATTTTACTGTCATCCTTCGCTTGCGCTCAGGATGACAGGTATTGTGATGATAGCCATTAAGATTATCTCGCAAATATTCTAATAATTTTGCTGGCATGCGCTTTAATTCATTTGAACCACGGGTAATTTTAGCAATACTGACTTGCAGATTTTCCGCTATCTCACGTTGTGTATGTCGCTTTTGTAATAATGCCTGAACTATTAAACACCGCATCGCCAGATTGTCTTTTTCTTCAGGAGTTAACAATAGATCAAGTAACGAAGAAAGTTCTTTTGGATTTTCCAAACCCAAGCATAAATCCAAAAATGTTTGCCAACCTGCTTTTGGTTTAATCATATCCCGCCTCGCTGCATTCTTGTAATGTTACATAAGTACAATATGATTGTCAAAAATTTTTAGGCAGAGAAAAGTCAAACAGGTCAATTAGTCAATTATACCAATTTAGCAAATAAGGCGCAGGTATCAGTAGATACTGTCAAACGTTGGATTAATACTTTAACTTCTTTTTATTACTGCTTTGTCATTAAGCCCTGGTCAACAAATGTGACACGTTCTTTGATTAAAGAACCTAAAATTTATCTTTGGGATTGGTCTGATGTACTAGACAAAGGGCAACGTAATGAAAATTTTGTTGCAGCACATTTATTAAAAGCTATTCATTTATGGACTGATCTTGGTCTGGATATTTATGGTCTGTATTTTTTAAGAGATAAGGAAAAAAATGAGGTCGATTTTTTAGTAACTAGGGATGAAAAACCTTGGTTCTTGGTGGAAGTGAAAAGCAATGATGGGGCGCACCTTAATCCTAGTTTAGCTAAATTTCAGACCCAGATCGGTGCCACCCATGCATTTCAAGTCAGCATAGAAATGGATTACATCGAAACTGACTGTTTTTCTTATCATCATCCCATTATTGTTCCGGCTAGGACTTTATTATCGCAATTAGTTTAGGAGCTAAAATAACCGGCAACTTATGTAATGAGGCTTAAACTAAAAAGTAATTATTCACATTCCTTACGAAAGACTCCTTCTCCCTTTGTGGGGCAAGGGTATGCACACATCTTTCATAAGCTTCCAAGCTAAGGATTAGTGCATACCCTAGATTTGTGGGGGGGGTAACCCCTACAAAGAAAAAAGGAAATATTACACTTCAATCAGAGTATCCACCTCTTTCATACTTAAGCGGATGCGGCCTTGCTTGTCGATTTCCAGTACTTTTACTCGCACGACCTGACCTTCTTGCAGTTTATCCTGCACATTGGCCACACGCTCATGGCAGATTTGGGAAATATGCACTAGACCTTGTTTATTAGAAGTAATTGCAACAAACGCGCCAAAATCCATGATTTTGACTACGGTTCCATCATAGATAGAGCCTATTTCCACTTCAGCAACAATATCATTCACACGACGGCGGGCTTCTTCAGCGGCATTGCTGTCTACGGCAGCAATTTTAACTACGCCGTCATCGGTGATATCGATGGTGGTGCCGGTGGATTCGGTAATATCACGGATAGTTGCACCGCCTTTGCCGATAACCTCCCGTATCTTATCGGGATTAATCTTAAAGGTCGTGATGCGCGGAGCAAAGCTTGAAATTTGCTCACGTGGCGTATTAATGGACTGATTCATGATACTTAGAATATGTAAGCGGCCATCACGCGCTTGGATTAAAGCCTGACGCATAATTTCAGTGGTAATGCCTTCAATCTTAATATCCATTTGTAAGGCGGTGATCCCAGCCTCAGTGCCGGCGACTTTAAAATCCATATCTCCCAGGTGATCTTCATCACCTAAAATGTCGCTGATGACAGCAAAAGCATCACCTTCCTTGATTAAACCCATAGCGATACCTGCAACCGGTGCTTTGATGGGTATGCCAGCGTCCATTAACGCCAAGCTACCACCGCAGACACTCGCCATAGAACTTGAACCATTCGATTCAGTGATTTCAGAGACGATGCGGATCACATAAGGGAACTCTTCCATCGTCGGCATCACGGCTTGCAGGGCACGTTTAGCTAAGCGGCCATGGCCAATTTCACGGCGCTTGGGTGAACCCATCATGCCGGTTTCGCCTACTGAATAAGGCGGGAAATTGTAGTGCAGCATAAACGGTTCTTTACGCTCACCGCCCAGTTCATCAACAATCTGCACATCGCGTCCAGTGCCTAAAGTGGCAACGACAATCGCCTGGGTTTCGCCGCGGGTAAATAGCGCTGAACCATGGGTGCGTGGTAATACGCCGGTGGCTACTTGAATGGGGCGTATAGTTTTGGTATCACGACCATCAATGCGGGGTTTGTGCTGCAAAATATTGTGGCGCACCACTTGTTCTTTCAGGTGCTCTAGGATTTTTTTCACTTCGTCGCTGCTGGGAGCTGACTCTTCGCCGGTGCATAAAGTGCTGACTACCTGAGCACTAATTTCACTTAAGCGGTTACGGCGGGTGGGTTTTTCGCGGATTTGGTAGGCTTCGCGAATTTGGGCTTCAGCCAATTGCGTGATTTGTTGTTCTAAATTCACATTATTGGCAGGAGGATTCCAAGGCCAAGGGGTTTTATTGCCGCCCTCTTTCACCATTTCTTTGATGGCTGCAATCGCTGCCTGCATTTGCTGATGACCGAAGACAACAGCACCGAGCATGACTTCTTCCGATAATTCTTTGGCTTCAGACTCTACCATGAGCACGGCGTGTTCAGTGCCTGAGACAACTAAATCTAGACTAGAAGTTGGCATCTGTTTAGGGCTAGGATTGAGGAGATAATTGCCATCTTTATAACCTACTCGCGCGGCACCAATGGGGCCATTAAATGGAATGCCGGATAGGGCTATGGCTGCCGATGCGCCGATGATAGCAGGAATATCGGTATCCACTTCAGGGTCTAACGACATCACTGTGGCGGTGATCTGCACTTCGTCAGTAAAATCCGCTGGGAATAAGGGACGTAACGGCCGATCGATGAGGCGTGAAATTAGGGTTTCTTTTTCGGTCGGGCGGCCTTCACGTTTAAAATATCCACCCGGGATTTTTCCGGCGGCGTAGGTACGTTCTTGATAATTAACGGTTAAGGGAAAAAAATCACGTGCTTCGCCTTCGGAAGGGACACCGACTACCGTGACTAATATGACAGTGTCACCCATGGTGACCATGACGGCGCTGGAAGCTTGACGAGCGACAACGCCCGTCTCTAAAGTGACCTGACGGTCACCGAATTGAAAGGTTTTTTTGACTGATGTCACAAATAAATCCTATGGTTTATAAAGAAATAATTATTAATAGCGAATGTTTAGCTGGCCAATCAAACTACGGTAGCGCTCAAGATCCTCACGCTTAAGATAATCCAGCAGTTTACGGCGCAGGCTGACCATGCGTAGCAAGCCACGGCGGGAATGATGGTCTTTTTTATGGTCTTTGAAATGACCGGTGAGTTTGTTGATGCGGTGAGTCAAAAGCGCAGTTTGTACTTCTGGGGAACCGGTGTCTCCGGCAAAACGCTGGTATTGTTCGATGATTTTAGCTTTTTCTTCAGGGGTCAATGACATGTTAATCTCCGCTTAGGGTTGATTTATAAATCCCAGCACCGCTGTCATGTGCAGAAACCGGGTCAGAAATATCCGAGAAGACATAGAGTACAATGCTATAAGGGAAATAGCAAAAGTAAAAGCATTACCTCGCAACTTACACGCATAATTTCTCCTGTAGTGCTAGCTCTCCCTTGAGGAAGAAGAAGACAGCGACATCCCTGTGTAAGCAGAACGACCATCATTCTCTTTATCACTCTTAGAATTTTTACTCATGGAAGTGGAGGCAGATGAACTCGAAATCACAGACGTAGAACGACTAGCCTGTGCTGGACTAATGGCTTTGGGGTCCCGTAGCGCAGGAGATGGTGATGCGCCAACGAAAAATTTGTTATCTGATGATGAATTAGATGTTTTTGATTGCGCCGTGCTGGACACCAAAGCAGAAGCCTGAGGCGGGAAAACTAATCCTTTCTCATTCCCTGTCTTTTTTAATACAGAAGACCGCGCCATCGATGAGGTTAGGCTCCTTGATGATGAGGGTACCACAGATGATGAAAGTGATGTTACCAAGGCAGCCGTGGACGATGAGCTTGAATTGTCTAGTGCCTTTGAAGATGACCCTTCATCATCTGGAAAACGAAATGATACCTGTTTTTTCTTTTTTTCATCACCTGAAGGCCAAAAAGCCCGCGCCAATTCTCCTCCAGTATCAAAGGAATAATCCTCTGGTATTTTTATCTGTTTTTTACGTTTTTTTGGCTCTTCTGAAGACTCAGCATCTTCTAGACCTCTTTTTGATTCTTTTGTAGGCACATCATCTTCGCTTGATTTTGATGGAAAGCTCAAGCTTTCTGAATAGCTCAGATCACTAGCTAATTGCACTAACGGAATGTCTTCTGGGTCGTACTCTTGGTTTTTAGCAATATTCCATCCTCTTGTTCCTTGCAAATTTTCAATTCCTCCCTGGTATCTGCTTCGTGGCGGTGGCTCCATCGGAATAAGCGAAGAATTTTGCGCGGGAAGCCTTAGGCTTGCTGGCACTGGCAATTGACCAGGCTGCTGCATAAATTCATTGATTCCCAGACGTTTATATTCAACTGAGGAACGCAGCCCGGGCTTACCGACGTAACACCTTCTTCTTAAGATATCAACTGCTTCGATTATAATCTTGGGAGCAAAATAACCTAATTCAGTGAGTGCCACCTGAACACGATCTACATATTGGGGATTCCAGATAATCAATGCGCCCCCAGATAAAGCAACTGCCGCATCTACCACCCATCTTACCTGGAGATCATCCGGCAAAAATCCCAATGCACCCAAAGGAACAGCAAAAATCCTTCGCAATTTGTCTTTCAACCACTCTGTCGTTCCACTTTTATGATCCGCTGCCACTGCATATCTATGACCATACATTATTTGCCGTTCCGGTGGCTGGAATCTGGAGTTTAATCGGGTCAATTGCAATTCATGGTCATAGATCGGCTGCATTGTTCCTGGAGCATGTATTTTATCCATATCATGATCTGTCAATTTAGCCATATGCTGATAGCTTCTAATATGATCCGCTGTCCTGGCGCGGCGTTGCAGCCATAAAGAGGCCATTGAAATAATAGGTGGTATAAGCCAAATTAAAGCGGCTATCAATTTATTTAAGCTTTGCTGACGATCTGTATCATCCTTCGCGGTATCTAAAATGGCAGTATCTAACCCCAATAGATTGGCTGCAAAACCAGCCTCGAACATCATCCCCACACCACTCCATACGAAATAAACTGCATTACGGAGTAGTGGGCATTGCGATAACCCACTGGGGCTGGTCGCGGGAAGATTCAGGTAATCTACTCCAAGCACCATAGCCTCGATGATTAATGATATATGGGTTACCTTTTGCTGGGTAATAGGTTGTCCGCCGATGATTTCATGTAAGGTCGCACCTATATCATCACGGACATTGTCTCCCGTAGTAATTCCCTCCGCATCCGCTAAACGTTCCCAGTCAAAGCTAGCTCCAACTTCGGAGTTTGGATTAATGACATCAAACATTAACTGAGCAAATTCGCGTAAATATTTCTGTCGTTGCTCAAATTCCTGTTTTACTTGAGGATGACATGTTTCATGGGGAATAACATGTATAGGTAAATCAGGATCATTAAGAATTGGTCTCACCTCTGCAAACTCTAGAAATAAACGCACTATGGGTGGCGTAGGCTCATCTAGGCTGAAAATCAGTGAATGCAGAAATGCACAGCCTGCAGAAAAAGCATGCTGCCTTAAAGGACTTGCCAACAATTGTAGCTGAGGCACAAAAAATCGTTGTGGACTGGCGAGTACTGCGGCATAACCTACGCCCAAAGATCCTGCAGCCGCAAGGAGGTAAGAAAGAAATGCACTGGTGGTCTTTGCGCAATTCTCCTCTGTTTTGGATACAGGCGGCCATTTAAAGCGTGGCTCAGTTGTTGAAGATGAAGTAGTTTTGGGTTTACTTTTATCCTCAGCGAAAATACCTATTTCATGCTCCAGCAGACCAGTGGTCAGTGAATTGCTATCATCTTCTGAATAATAAATTTCTTGTAAAAGTGCGTTAAATTCTTCAGCTACACTATTGCTTTTTTTCTCCTCTTTCTCCTTTTTTGGTTTCTTTTTGGTGTTTTTTCTTGGGGTATAATCTGCGCCTAGATTACCCTCAGAAGTGCCATAACCGATAGATTCCGCTTGATTTATTATAGGATCTTCCTCGGGGAGGGAGGGTCTTTGGGGCGCTACGGGTATTTTCTTAAATCTTCTTGTTAAGTTTTGAATCGGCGCCATCACATATGAGAGAAGGGAGCTTCTCTTAGTAGTTTTTTCATCTCCAGCAGGGGTACTTTCCTCCTGGGACTTCTTTGTTTTTCTAGGAGCAGCAGGTAGTGTACTCTCTTCTTGCTTTTTTTCTTTACGAGGCGTCGTAAAGTCTTCAGGATCTTTATCACGGCTGTTAGCATCTTTGTTTATATCATTTTCTTTCATAAGGATACTCCACTGCGCTTAATTTTTTTTCATATTGACTGATACTGAGTCGTTGGCAAAAAAATCAAAAACGCGTCAACGACTAACTAAACAATACTGGAAGCACTGCCAGATTTTAAAACTCTTTACCCGAGTTCAAACTATTTTCTTTATCATCTTCTACCAAAGGATTTGGTCTAGAGCTACTAGAACTCTGTGCAACCCCATCAGTCAATGCCGCTGCAGAAGGGTGAGCAAAAAAACTCCTCGCTGGAGGTATTGCTAACGAACTGCTTGATATGTTTGAACTTTCAGTACCTGGTATTTTAGAGGGACTCTTCGGTGGGGGGGGTGGCAAAGGATCACCCTGAGGAGACAGCTTCGTTATCAATTGTCCGGTTGAGGAAGAAGATGATGATGAAGAGAGAATTGCAGGTGCGCTCCCTGTCCCTTGTACTATTAGTTTTGCTTCTGGCGGCTCTGGATCAGCTATGTCAGGGAGCTGTTGTAGAACCCCATCTCCACCTACTTGCTGAGCACCTTGTGGTTGTGGATTCAAATCATTTAGCTCTACAGGCTCAGGTGAAATCCGCTTACGTTTAGATTCAGCTGAAGAACGTGGACCCGGCTCATCAGAATGGTACCATGCTCTAACAATGCCGATCGCATCTTGGATAACCCGGGGTGCGAAATAACCAAGGATGGTTAATTCCACCTGTAAAATATCTATATTTTCAGGACGCGAAAAAAATAATGCGGCTCCCTCTAAGGCGACTGTCGCATCAACAATCCACCTGACCTGAAGATCATGCGGCAAACATGCTAAAGTGCCTAAAGGAAAGGCAAAAGTTCTGCGCAGCCAATCTCCCCAACTTCCAGCCCCCTGCCATTCCGGTCGCTGAAATCTTGAGTTCAATCTGTTCATCTGTCCAGGTTTTTTGTCATCATCGATCGCTTGCTTACTTCCCGGGTGCAATGCTCTGTCTCTATCATGATCCCGTGAGCGCGCCATATGCTTATAATCAGTAAAATTATCGGGTGGCTCGGCTAATAGACGTTGTAACCGTAATGAAGCCATGCCTACAAGCGGCGGTATAATCCAAATTAAACCTGCCAGCAGATTATTTAACGATTTTTGCCAATCGGTATCCTCTTCTGCGGTATTTAGGATAGCAGTGTTCCAGCCAAATATATTACCTGTATAAGTAGCAGCTAACAGGGATATGGCACTAT carries:
- the trpR gene encoding trp operon repressor — encoded protein: MIKPKAGWQTFLDLCLGLENPKELSSLLDLLLTPEEKDNLAMRCLIVQALLQKRHTQREIAENLQVSIAKITRGSNELKRMPAKLLEYLRDNLNGYHHNTCHPERKRRMTVK
- the pnp gene encoding polyribonucleotide nucleotidyltransferase; protein product: MTSVKKTFQFGDRQVTLETGVVARQASSAVMVTMGDTVILVTVVGVPSEGEARDFFPLTVNYQERTYAAGKIPGGYFKREGRPTEKETLISRLIDRPLRPLFPADFTDEVQITATVMSLDPEVDTDIPAIIGASAAIALSGIPFNGPIGAARVGYKDGNYLLNPSPKQMPTSSLDLVVSGTEHAVLMVESEAKELSEEVMLGAVVFGHQQMQAAIAAIKEMVKEGGNKTPWPWNPPANNVNLEQQITQLAEAQIREAYQIREKPTRRNRLSEISAQVVSTLCTGEESAPSSDEVKKILEHLKEQVVRHNILQHKPRIDGRDTKTIRPIQVATGVLPRTHGSALFTRGETQAIVVATLGTGRDVQIVDELGGERKEPFMLHYNFPPYSVGETGMMGSPKRREIGHGRLAKRALQAVMPTMEEFPYVIRIVSEITESNGSSSMASVCGGSLALMDAGIPIKAPVAGIAMGLIKEGDAFAVISDILGDEDHLGDMDFKVAGTEAGITALQMDIKIEGITTEIMRQALIQARDGRLHILSIMNQSINTPREQISSFAPRITTFKINPDKIREVIGKGGATIRDITESTGTTIDITDDGVVKIAAVDSNAAEEARRRVNDIVAEVEIGSIYDGTVVKIMDFGAFVAITSNKQGLVHISQICHERVANVQDKLQEGQVVRVKVLEIDKQGRIRLSMKEVDTLIEV
- the rpsO gene encoding 30S ribosomal protein S15; translated protein: MSLTPEEKAKIIEQYQRFAGDTGSPEVQTALLTHRINKLTGHFKDHKKDHHSRRGLLRMVSLRRKLLDYLKREDLERYRSLIGQLNIRY